One segment of Deltaproteobacteria bacterium DNA contains the following:
- a CDS encoding B12-binding domain-containing radical SAM protein: MKILLLNPPTYDNRAFIREGRCNQEQGVWSTLWPPITLASAGAILEASGHCVDILDCAAQGIRLKELLARIKKGNYYLVAWATATPSINSDLALAGEIKAVASGVKTGVFGTHVTALADECLDDSHHLDFIVRNEPEESLKGLAEALEKGKGLEGVMGISYRDTRGHVCHNNRRPFINNLDNLPFPAWHLLNLDPYRLPLTGEKFLILAPLRGCPYQCNFCTAQTYYGRKIRKKTVPRVIAEIEYVMSAFDIKQFFMWADTFTSDREYVLEFCQHILKRRLHVGWTCNSRVDTVDGSLLNTMKRAGCWMISYGIESGDQKVLDKARKNTTVDQCREAVRFAKDARIKVAAHFVLGLPGETAETLEKTIKLALDLDPDVAQFYCAVPFPGSSLYELAEKQGWIENRNFDDFRQDNAIMNMPGAPPSVVNYYRRLGFRKFYLRPSRFVSFSKLLRAAGILQNIKGGAKFVRWMANSS, translated from the coding sequence ATGAAAATACTCCTGTTAAACCCCCCTACTTACGACAATCGGGCATTCATCAGAGAAGGTCGCTGCAATCAGGAACAGGGTGTCTGGAGCACTCTGTGGCCGCCCATAACTTTGGCCTCTGCCGGGGCCATCCTTGAAGCGTCTGGTCACTGTGTGGATATACTGGATTGTGCGGCTCAAGGGATCCGGTTAAAAGAGCTTCTGGCGAGAATCAAAAAGGGCAATTATTATCTTGTTGCCTGGGCCACAGCGACTCCGTCGATTAACAGCGATCTGGCCCTGGCAGGAGAAATCAAGGCAGTTGCTTCCGGCGTAAAGACCGGCGTTTTTGGAACACATGTCACCGCCCTTGCCGACGAGTGCCTGGATGATTCGCATCACCTTGATTTCATTGTTAGAAATGAGCCTGAGGAATCCCTGAAAGGCCTCGCAGAGGCACTGGAGAAAGGCAAGGGGTTAGAAGGTGTCATGGGAATCAGCTACAGGGATACAAGGGGGCATGTGTGCCATAATAACAGACGTCCCTTTATCAACAACCTTGACAATCTTCCCTTTCCAGCCTGGCATCTGTTGAATTTGGATCCATATCGCCTGCCTCTGACAGGGGAAAAATTTTTGATCCTCGCCCCCTTACGGGGCTGTCCCTATCAATGTAATTTCTGCACAGCCCAGACCTACTACGGTAGAAAGATCAGAAAGAAGACAGTGCCCAGGGTTATAGCCGAGATCGAATATGTAATGAGTGCCTTCGACATAAAACAGTTCTTCATGTGGGCCGATACATTCACATCCGATCGCGAATACGTACTTGAGTTTTGCCAACACATTTTGAAGCGCAGACTCCATGTCGGCTGGACATGTAACAGCAGGGTGGATACGGTAGATGGAAGTCTGCTCAACACAATGAAACGGGCGGGATGCTGGATGATCAGCTATGGTATTGAATCCGGGGATCAGAAGGTTCTGGACAAGGCCCGCAAAAATACTACAGTTGATCAATGTCGGGAAGCAGTGAGGTTCGCCAAGGATGCCCGGATAAAGGTGGCAGCGCATTTTGTCCTAGGACTTCCTGGAGAAACAGCGGAGACGCTTGAAAAAACAATTAAATTGGCTTTGGATCTGGACCCGGATGTAGCGCAGTTCTACTGTGCTGTGCCTTTCCCTGGATCATCGCTCTACGAACTTGCAGAAAAACAAGGATGGATAGAAAATAGGAATTTTGATGACTTTCGACAGGACAACGCTATCATGAACATGCCTGGAGCTCCCCCTTCGGTAGTAAACTATTACAGGAGATTGGGATTTCGCAAATTTTACCTCAGACCGAGCCGCTTCGTCAGCTTTTCCAAACTATTGCGAGCAGCTGGCATTCTTCAGAACATTAAAGGTGGTGCCAAATTTGTTCGATGGATGGCGAATTCATCTTGA